One stretch of Bacteroidota bacterium DNA includes these proteins:
- a CDS encoding PKD domain-containing protein, translating to MRKTLSSLFVLLSAFWALSLSAQNANPFVRPNGQSIGLSPLTQTSNANARLNPQGGGGGAPLMTASCGPDTLLYPFAKATNLVLLDIANGVGIGQWYSAPQPITVNGFTFYAFVDSSTSQTVTLTCQLFSAGLDSLPTGAALATTTVTIDSTQTPLTLGVLEKFATFPAPVTVNGPYVVTVSNNSAIDVAVVSNDYTVGDGQQEWLASVFIPPAWEHSYNILLGASLLDADFMLLPHVTYSITSSFTPTNATACTGTPMSWTNTSSPVLFDRFYNIDAFNVFWAGNPDSSFSWNYGDGSPAEYQIDGAHTYTVAGSYTVTLSDTMFGWTTGCTDQSTGTVTINSGVPVVANFANAPAGLTVSFVDLSTNGPTTWAWDFGDGNTSTTQNPNHTYAANGTYTVCLIASNACGSDTFCTSLSVAGCVPPVANWTSVTAGLTVNFSDLTTNTPTTWSWDFGDGSPLGTTQNPSHTYATVGTFTVCLIATNICGTDTICFPINTGCNSPVAGFTRIPTNLSVAFTDVSSGTPTSWLWDFGDGNTSTLQNPTHVYAASGTYNVCLTATNTCGSNTTCTVITVSCPAPVASFSFTNTGLTLNLTSTSTGNPTTYAWTFGDGGTSTVQNPTHVYVQGGTYQVCLTITSACGTHTLCQNITLNCPLPSSNFSFTNINLAYNFSDLTTGVPTSWSWDFGDGGTSTLQNPSHTYANTGTYNVCLVTTNSCGNDTTCQAVSVLCPQPTANFSTTMNQLVVSFGDLTGGNPTGWTWVFGDGTPNSIQSNPTHTYAAPGVYQVCLTAVNACGSNTFCQSITVSCPAPNANFNFSTNANIGSFTNQTTGGGSTTYTWDFGDGTTSTATNPIHAFTTVGTFNVCLISTSVCGSDTVCRPVIISCVPPTANFTFLVQNDSTVGFTNGASPNSQGWTWTFGDGSPSTTQANPTHVYPAAGTYTVCLYVSNSCGFDTLCQTVTITCSMPTAGYVAQVTNSVATFNDVSIGAQSWFWNFGDGITSTLQSPTHTYTQSGIYNACLTVTNFCGTNTSCQNLVIACNAPVPQFNFVFGTSTVGFTDLSVNSPTTWFWAFGDGSVSTQQNPSHGYLFAGQYYVCLTASNACGSASFCQWINVTVVGQEDAVFVDGSLNVYPNPSAGLFSLRAELSKAADVQLRVTNLVGQEVWQMQAGRQVGTMNSEIDLRNMAKGIYILEVNAGGSRVYKNLIVD from the coding sequence ATGAGGAAGACACTAAGCAGTCTTTTTGTGCTCTTGTCTGCTTTCTGGGCGCTATCACTTTCTGCCCAAAACGCAAACCCATTCGTTCGACCCAATGGACAATCCATCGGGTTGAGCCCATTGACCCAAACGTCCAATGCCAATGCGCGGTTGAATCCGCAAGGCGGAGGAGGAGGGGCTCCGTTGATGACGGCCTCCTGCGGTCCCGATACGTTGCTGTATCCATTTGCAAAGGCCACCAACCTTGTTTTGTTGGACATCGCCAATGGCGTCGGTATCGGTCAGTGGTATTCGGCTCCGCAACCGATCACGGTAAATGGATTTACGTTTTATGCATTTGTGGACTCCTCCACAAGCCAAACGGTGACTTTGACCTGCCAATTGTTTTCAGCGGGCTTGGATTCGTTGCCAACCGGCGCAGCTTTGGCTACAACCACGGTTACCATTGACTCGACCCAAACGCCGTTGACACTTGGGGTATTGGAAAAATTTGCAACATTTCCCGCTCCAGTTACCGTTAACGGCCCTTATGTCGTTACGGTCTCCAATAACTCCGCGATTGATGTAGCCGTTGTTTCCAATGACTACACTGTGGGTGATGGCCAACAGGAGTGGCTTGCATCTGTGTTTATTCCACCAGCCTGGGAACATAGCTACAACATTTTGCTCGGCGCCAGCTTGTTGGATGCCGACTTCATGCTGCTACCGCATGTTACTTATAGCATCACCTCGAGTTTCACCCCGACGAATGCCACGGCGTGTACAGGTACCCCGATGTCTTGGACAAATACCTCATCACCTGTGCTGTTTGATCGATTCTACAACATTGACGCTTTTAATGTTTTCTGGGCAGGCAATCCAGATTCCTCCTTTAGCTGGAACTATGGCGACGGCTCACCAGCAGAATATCAAATTGACGGCGCACATACCTACACGGTTGCCGGATCTTATACAGTTACGTTGAGTGATACGATGTTTGGCTGGACGACAGGTTGTACCGATCAGTCAACGGGCACTGTGACGATCAACAGCGGCGTGCCGGTTGTTGCCAATTTTGCGAATGCTCCTGCCGGCTTGACGGTTTCCTTTGTGGACCTTTCAACGAATGGCCCCACCACTTGGGCTTGGGATTTTGGCGATGGCAATACTTCGACTACCCAAAATCCGAATCATACTTATGCCGCCAATGGCACCTATACGGTCTGCTTGATTGCAAGCAATGCATGCGGCTCTGACACCTTCTGCACCTCATTGAGCGTTGCCGGGTGCGTGCCACCGGTTGCGAACTGGACTTCTGTGACTGCGGGTTTGACGGTCAACTTTTCTGACTTGACCACCAATACCCCGACGACCTGGTCTTGGGACTTTGGGGATGGTAGCCCGTTGGGCACTACCCAAAATCCGTCGCATACCTATGCAACCGTTGGTACATTCACTGTGTGCTTGATTGCGACCAATATTTGCGGTACCGATACCATTTGCTTCCCGATCAATACCGGTTGCAACTCTCCGGTCGCTGGTTTCACACGTATCCCTACGAATCTTTCGGTGGCATTTACGGATGTCTCTTCCGGTACGCCAACCTCGTGGCTTTGGGACTTCGGTGATGGAAATACTTCTACACTTCAGAATCCAACGCACGTTTATGCTGCTTCAGGCACATATAACGTTTGCCTAACAGCGACGAATACCTGTGGTTCCAACACGACCTGCACGGTGATCACGGTTTCGTGTCCTGCACCAGTTGCAAGCTTCTCCTTCACGAATACGGGTCTCACGCTCAACTTGACAAGCACAAGCACGGGCAATCCGACAACGTATGCTTGGACATTTGGCGATGGTGGTACCTCGACAGTTCAGAACCCCACACACGTTTATGTACAAGGTGGCACTTATCAGGTTTGCCTCACGATTACAAGTGCTTGCGGTACGCATACACTCTGTCAGAACATTACCCTGAACTGCCCATTGCCAAGTTCTAACTTCAGCTTCACGAACATCAACTTGGCTTATAACTTCTCTGACTTGACCACGGGTGTGCCTACGTCATGGTCATGGGATTTCGGTGATGGCGGCACTTCCACCTTGCAGAATCCTTCCCACACCTATGCCAACACAGGTACCTATAACGTCTGTTTGGTGACGACCAATTCCTGTGGCAACGATACCACATGCCAAGCGGTTTCGGTATTGTGCCCACAGCCGACCGCCAACTTCTCGACTACGATGAATCAGTTGGTGGTAAGCTTTGGTGATTTGACCGGTGGCAATCCGACAGGTTGGACTTGGGTATTTGGCGATGGCACCCCCAACTCGATCCAATCCAACCCGACGCATACGTATGCAGCGCCAGGTGTGTATCAAGTATGTTTGACCGCTGTCAATGCCTGCGGATCCAACACCTTCTGCCAGTCGATCACGGTAAGTTGCCCTGCCCCGAATGCAAACTTCAACTTTTCTACGAATGCCAACATTGGTTCTTTCACGAACCAAACCACAGGTGGTGGCAGCACTACTTATACTTGGGATTTCGGGGATGGCACAACTTCAACAGCAACGAATCCGATTCATGCCTTCACAACCGTTGGCACGTTTAACGTTTGCTTGATCTCGACCAGCGTTTGCGGTTCGGATACCGTTTGCAGGCCCGTCATCATTAGCTGTGTACCTCCGACTGCCAACTTCACCTTCCTGGTGCAAAACGACAGCACGGTAGGCTTTACCAATGGTGCATCGCCTAACTCCCAAGGATGGACTTGGACTTTTGGCGACGGTTCTCCTTCGACCACCCAAGCCAATCCGACCCACGTGTATCCTGCAGCAGGCACGTACACGGTATGTCTCTATGTGAGCAACAGCTGCGGATTTGACACCCTTTGTCAGACGGTAACGATCACTTGCTCCATGCCAACTGCTGGCTACGTTGCTCAGGTTACCAACTCTGTTGCGACCTTCAATGATGTCTCGATCGGCGCTCAATCTTGGTTCTGGAACTTTGGAGACGGCATCACGAGCACCTTGCAAAGCCCAACGCATACGTATACACAGTCGGGCATCTACAATGCGTGCCTCACGGTAACCAACTTCTGCGGAACGAATACCTCGTGCCAGAACCTGGTGATTGCCTGTAATGCACCTGTGCCACAATTCAACTTTGTGTTTGGAACCTCTACTGTTGGCTTTACCGACCTTTCCGTGAACAGCCCGACCACTTGGTTCTGGGCATTTGGGGACGGCAGTGTAAGCACACAGCAAAATCCATCACATGGGTACCTGTTTGCAGGTCAATACTATGTATGTCTCACGGCATCCAATGCTTGCGGATCGGCTTCGTTCTGTCAGTGGATCAATGTTACCGTGGTCGGCCAAGAAGATGCAGTCTTTGTGGACGGCTCCTTGAATGTCTACCCAAATCCAAGCGCTGGTCTTTTCAGCCTCCGTGCTGAGTTGTCCAAGGCAGCAGACGTGCAGTTGAGGGTCACCAATCTTGTGGGTCAAGAAGTCTGGCAAATGCAGGCAGGCCGCCAAGTTGGTACCATGAACTCGGAAATCGACTTGCGCAACATGGCCAAAGGGATCTATATCCTCGAGGTCAATGCAGGTGGAAGCCGCGTGTACAAGAATTTGATTGTCGACTAA
- a CDS encoding DUF4197 domain-containing protein — translation MKKYLLILFAIITLSWMSCDTLTSIQNSINTPAALTDSEIIAGLKQALEVGTGNAVGILNKTDGYMGDAMVKILFPQEAQRAADKLRQLGMNKLVDDFVVTLNRSAEKAAAEAKPIFVDAVKQMTFADARNILSGPDNAATEYFKGKTTPALTSKFTPVISNALNTCNATKYWTDITSTYNKIPLVTKVETDLVKYTTGKALDGLFLKLAGEEKKIRTNPAARVTDLLQKVFGSVGK, via the coding sequence ATGAAAAAGTACCTTTTAATTCTTTTTGCAATCATCACACTCAGTTGGATGAGCTGCGATACCTTGACTTCGATCCAAAATTCAATCAACACGCCCGCCGCACTTACCGATAGCGAGATCATCGCTGGTCTTAAGCAGGCACTTGAGGTTGGAACCGGCAATGCCGTGGGAATATTGAATAAAACCGATGGGTACATGGGCGATGCCATGGTGAAAATACTTTTTCCTCAGGAGGCACAGCGCGCTGCAGACAAGCTGCGTCAACTTGGAATGAACAAGTTGGTCGACGATTTTGTCGTAACGCTCAACCGTTCTGCTGAAAAGGCTGCTGCAGAGGCCAAACCGATTTTTGTGGATGCAGTGAAGCAAATGACATTCGCAGATGCGCGCAACATCCTCAGCGGTCCAGACAATGCAGCAACGGAGTACTTCAAAGGGAAAACAACACCTGCATTGACTTCGAAGTTTACACCTGTGATTTCCAATGCATTGAATACTTGCAATGCGACCAAATACTGGACGGACATCACTTCAACCTACAACAAGATTCCACTGGTGACCAAAGTCGAGACCGATTTGGTCAAGTATACCACGGGCAAGGCGCTTGATGGCTTATTCTTGAAGTTGGCAGGGGAGGAGAAGAAAATTCGGACGAACCCTGCGGCAAGGGTCACTGATTTGCTGCAAAAGGTTTTTGGATCTGTAGGAAAATAA
- the rplT gene encoding 50S ribosomal protein L20, translating to MPRSVNAVASKQRRKKILKMAKGYFGRKKNVWTVAKNQVEKGLVFAYRDRKAKKRSFRGLWIARINAGARAHGLSYSVLMGSLSKKGIELNRKVLADLAMNHADAFKAVVDAAKS from the coding sequence ATGCCACGTAGTGTAAACGCAGTCGCCTCCAAGCAACGGAGGAAAAAAATCCTGAAGATGGCCAAGGGCTACTTCGGACGTAAAAAGAATGTTTGGACGGTAGCCAAGAATCAGGTCGAAAAAGGCTTGGTGTTTGCTTACCGTGACCGCAAAGCCAAGAAGCGTAGCTTCCGCGGCTTGTGGATCGCAAGGATCAACGCAGGTGCCCGTGCCCACGGCTTGAGCTACAGCGTTTTGATGGGAAGCCTCTCCAAAAAAGGAATCGAATTGAACCGTAAGGTTCTTGCCGACCTCGCAATGAACCACGCCGATGCCTTCAAGGCTGTCGTGGATGCAGCAAAGAGCTGA
- the rpmI gene encoding 50S ribosomal protein L35: MPKVKTNRAAAKRFKVTASGELKRAHAFANHILTKKSKKRKRNLQKLTMVHPSDAGRMKNLLGL; this comes from the coding sequence ATGCCCAAAGTAAAAACCAATCGTGCAGCGGCCAAGAGGTTTAAAGTTACCGCATCGGGCGAGTTGAAGCGTGCGCACGCATTCGCAAATCACATTTTGACCAAAAAGTCAAAAAAGCGGAAGCGTAACCTGCAGAAACTCACGATGGTACACCCCTCGGACGCAGGAAGGATGAAAAACCTTCTCGGTTTGTAA
- a CDS encoding translation initiation factor IF-3 — protein MAGRSRRKRLHRINNEIAVPEVRIVGGETEEENGVMNTRKALLLAESRSMDLVEINAAQDPPICRIIEYTKFKYEQSKREKEKKKKQHIVEMKEIRFGPNTDSHDFNFKLNHARKFLEEGNKVKAFVHFRGRSIVYTDRGKVLLLEFADELSDIGKVEMLPKLEGKRMYIILTPKAGLPKPK, from the coding sequence ATGGCGGGTAGATCTCGGCGCAAAAGATTGCACCGGATCAACAATGAGATTGCAGTTCCCGAGGTAAGGATCGTTGGGGGCGAAACGGAAGAAGAAAACGGTGTGATGAACACCCGTAAGGCCTTGCTCTTGGCTGAGTCAAGGTCTATGGATTTGGTCGAAATCAACGCCGCGCAAGATCCTCCGATCTGTCGTATCATTGAATACACCAAGTTCAAGTACGAGCAGAGCAAGCGTGAGAAGGAGAAGAAAAAGAAGCAGCACATTGTCGAGATGAAGGAGATCCGTTTCGGACCCAACACCGACTCGCACGACTTCAATTTCAAACTCAATCACGCTAGGAAGTTCTTGGAAGAGGGCAACAAGGTGAAAGCCTTTGTCCATTTCCGTGGCCGCTCGATCGTCTATACCGACCGTGGCAAGGTTCTCTTGTTGGAGTTTGCAGATGAGCTTTCCGATATCGGAAAAGTTGAGATGCTCCCCAAGTTGGAAGGCAAGCGGATGTATATCATCCTCACGCCCAAGGCTGGGTTACCAAAACCGAAATAA
- the thrS gene encoding threonine--tRNA ligase, translated as MSQISITLPDGSQRQYEAGVTGADIAKSISEGLLRKTISAVVDGDIWDLSRPITKDSAVKFATWDDSEGQYTFWHSSAHIMAEALEVHYPGIKLAYGPPIKEGFYYDIDFGKYSFGSDDFAKVEKTFMELAREGEVFTRKEVTKQFAVDYYREKGNEYKVELIERLADDDTITFYESGKFVDLCKGPHVPTSKIIKAVKLTKMSGAYFLGDETRPQLTRIYGITFPKASDLEEYNTRMEMAKARDHRKLGKEMEIFAFSELVGMGLPLWLPNGAMLRHRLEDFLKRKQAEAGYLPVITPNIGKKDLYVTSGHWDKYGKDSFQPIHTPHEGEEYMLKPMNCPHHCEIYKTKPRSYKDLPIRFAEFGTVYRYEQHGELHGLTRVRGFTQDDAHLFCRPDQLKDEFKKVIDLVLYIFSTLEFNDFSAQISLRDPKNKTKYIGSDELWEKAETAIIEASAEKGLKTIQVEGEAAFYGPKLDFMITDALGRPWQLGTIQVDYNLPERFGLEYVGADNQMHRPVMIHRAPFGSMERFVAVLLEHTGGELPIWLATEQVAILPISERFNNYAEKVLQELKKLDIRAVLDERGEKVGRKIRDAEVRKVPYMVVLGEKEEESHLLAVRKHKHGDIGQMSAEAFAAMIADDVKRSLKLN; from the coding sequence ACCCTGCCCGACGGAAGTCAACGTCAGTACGAAGCAGGAGTCACCGGCGCCGACATCGCCAAGAGTATTTCAGAAGGACTTCTTCGCAAGACCATCTCCGCCGTGGTGGACGGCGACATCTGGGACTTGAGCCGTCCGATTACAAAGGACAGCGCGGTCAAGTTTGCTACATGGGACGATTCGGAGGGACAATACACATTCTGGCATTCCTCGGCGCACATCATGGCCGAGGCTTTGGAGGTGCATTATCCAGGCATCAAACTCGCCTATGGCCCTCCGATCAAGGAAGGCTTTTATTACGACATTGACTTTGGGAAGTATTCCTTTGGCAGCGATGACTTTGCCAAGGTGGAGAAAACCTTCATGGAGCTTGCCCGCGAAGGGGAGGTGTTTACCCGCAAAGAGGTCACCAAGCAGTTTGCGGTAGATTATTACCGTGAAAAAGGCAACGAATACAAGGTCGAATTGATCGAGCGTCTTGCTGACGACGACACAATTACCTTCTACGAAAGCGGCAAGTTTGTCGATTTGTGCAAAGGTCCTCACGTGCCTACGAGCAAGATCATCAAGGCGGTAAAGCTCACCAAGATGTCGGGCGCTTACTTTTTGGGCGACGAAACCCGCCCGCAGCTCACGCGCATCTACGGCATCACTTTCCCTAAGGCGAGCGACCTTGAGGAATACAACACGCGCATGGAAATGGCCAAGGCGCGTGACCACCGCAAGTTGGGCAAGGAGATGGAAATCTTTGCCTTCAGCGAATTGGTCGGCATGGGGCTGCCTTTGTGGCTACCCAACGGGGCCATGTTGCGCCACCGGTTGGAGGATTTTCTGAAGCGCAAGCAAGCAGAGGCAGGCTATTTGCCTGTTATCACGCCCAACATTGGCAAGAAAGATCTGTATGTGACCTCCGGTCACTGGGATAAATATGGCAAGGATAGCTTTCAGCCGATCCACACCCCACACGAGGGCGAGGAATACATGCTGAAGCCGATGAATTGCCCGCATCACTGCGAGATTTACAAGACCAAGCCGCGTAGCTACAAGGACCTCCCTATTCGCTTTGCCGAATTTGGTACGGTCTATCGCTACGAGCAGCATGGAGAGTTGCATGGACTCACCCGCGTACGTGGCTTCACCCAGGACGATGCCCACTTGTTTTGCCGTCCCGATCAGTTGAAGGATGAATTCAAGAAGGTGATCGACTTGGTGTTGTATATTTTTTCGACGCTGGAATTCAACGATTTCAGTGCGCAGATCAGCTTGCGCGATCCCAAGAACAAGACCAAGTACATTGGTTCGGATGAGTTGTGGGAAAAGGCTGAGACCGCGATTATCGAGGCATCGGCTGAAAAGGGCCTGAAAACAATTCAAGTCGAAGGCGAGGCTGCATTTTACGGCCCGAAGTTGGATTTCATGATCACCGACGCCTTGGGTCGCCCTTGGCAATTGGGTACGATCCAGGTCGACTACAACCTGCCGGAGCGCTTTGGTTTGGAGTATGTAGGCGCTGACAATCAGATGCATCGGCCGGTGATGATTCACCGTGCACCGTTTGGCTCGATGGAGCGTTTTGTGGCGGTATTGTTGGAACACACGGGCGGGGAGCTTCCGATTTGGCTTGCAACGGAGCAGGTTGCGATCCTCCCAATCAGCGAACGTTTCAATAATTATGCGGAAAAAGTTTTGCAAGAACTAAAAAAGTTGGATATTCGGGCCGTTCTTGATGAACGCGGTGAAAAAGTGGGTCGTAAGATTCGCGACGCTGAAGTCAGGAAAGTGCCTTATATGGTTGTGTTGGGCGAAAAGGAGGAAGAAAGCCATCTTTTAGCGGTGAGAAAACACAAACATGGGGATATTGGACAGATGTCGGCCGAGGCTTTTGCAGCCATGATTGCCGATGATGTCAAGAGGTCATTGAAGTTGAATTAA